One uncultured Carboxylicivirga sp. genomic window, ATAGCCTCTTTTAACAACCTTAATAAATGGAAATAACAAGACTTGTCCAGTTTTGGAAGCCATAACTTCAGCCCCTTTCAAAAATGCGGTTTCTTTACCTAAAAACTGAACCCAACTTCTTGATGCCTTATAATATGGACATTGGTCTCCAATAATCAGATTAAATGATACAATACCATCTCTTTTATATTGCAATATAGTTTTGTATCCATATTTAGATTCAACACATTTAACGCCAAAACGGTTACGCATTTTAAGTATCAATTCATCAAAAAATTGACTGGTTTGCTCCTGATACAGGGCTGTAAAACTATAAGGACGCACTAACGGAAGACTACTAAACCACTCCCAGTTACCATAATGAGCAGCATAAATAATTGCACTTTCATTATTTTGTTTTAACTCATCCAATAGTTCAGGATTCGTTATTTTAAATCGCTTAAGCAATTGCTTTGGAGATATTGTTAGAGCCTTTAAAGACTCAAATACCAAATCGCAGAAATATTTATAGAAACCCTTTACGATTTGTTTAATCTCTTTCTCATCCTTTTCCGGGAAAACACTAGTTAAGTTGCTTAGGATTATTTTCTTTCGGTATCTAATTACATAACATAAAATAAATGCACAAGCATCCGAAATCAAATAGAATATCCATAAAGGTATGTATGATAAAGAATATAATAATATCTCTAATAGAAAATTAAGAAACTTCTTCATTGTTTTTTCATTGAATAAAGCGCCGGATAAAATTATACTTATTAAATTCTCTATCAAAAAATCTAACCATGATTTACTTTACTCCTAATAAAAACACAAAAACAATATTCTAAACATCAAACACTTGCGTATAAATAAAAAAATAGCCGACAGAACATCTCCTGTCGGCTATCACAACATGTTTATCTAAATTAACCCAATAACGTCTTAACGTTTTTGTATACAGCGTCTGCTGTAAAACCAAATTTCTCATCCAACACAGTGTATGGTGCTGAATAACCAAAATGATCTAAACCGGCAACAAAACCGTCGGCACCTACTAAACCTTCAAGGGTTACAGGTAAACCGGCAGTTAATCCAAATTTAGCAACTCCGGCAGGCAATACTGATTGACGATATTCTTTTGATTGAGATGTAAATAATCCTTCAGAAGGAACTGATACGATACGTACTTTTACACCGTCGGCTTTTAATTTTACCGAACCTTCAACCAAGGTAGCTACCTCAGAACCACTAGCCAACAAGATTACATCAGGAGTACCTTCGCAATCGTCAACAATATAAGCTCCTTTTGCAGCTTGTAATGCTTCTTCGTAACGGTTACCCGATGCAGCTGGAAGATCAGTGATATTCTGACGAGAGAAGATCATTGCAGTTGGAGTTTTTGTGTTTTCCAACGCCATTTTCCAAGCTACAGTTGTTTCGATAGCATCAGCAGGACGAAGAACTAAAGTTGAATTCTCGCCATGGTGGTTTTTCAATTTCTCCATCAAACGGATTTGAGCTTCCTGCTCAACCGGCTGGTGAGTAGGACCATCCTCTCCTACGCGGAATGCATCATGTGTCCAGATATATTTAACCGGCAATTGCATCAAAGCAGCCAAACGAACCGCTGGTTTCATATAATCAGAGAATACAAAGAAAGTACCACAAGCAGGAATCACACCACCATGCAATGCCATACCATTCATGATAACAGCCATTGTTAACTCACAAACACCAGCCTGGAAGAATGCTCCAGAGAAATCACCTTTAGTGAAAGCAGTTGTTTTCTTTAAGAAACCATCTGTTTTATCAGAGTTAGCCAAGTCAGCAGAAGCAACTATCATGTTTTCTACTTTATCAGCCAATACAGATAACACCGTAGCTGAAGCACCACGAGTTGCTGAGTTAGCTTTTTGCTCGATACCAGCCCAATCGATTTCAGGTAATTTACCAGAGAAGAATTGATCTAATTTAGCAGCTAATTCAGGATTGGCAGCAGCCCATTCTTTTTGAGTAGCTGCTTGCTCTGTAGCCCATGCTTTCAACTCTTCCTTACGTTTAGCGTAAGTTTCAGCAACCTCAGGGAAGATAACAAATGGATTATCACCGTCGCCACCTAAGTTAGCGATAGTAGCTTTGAAATCGGCACCAGCAGCAGAAAGAGGCTGTCCGTGAGTTGATGTTTTACGCTCGAAGCTTTCGCCTGCAGCAGTGACAGCACCTTTACCCATAATTGTTTTACCAATGATAAGGGTTGGTTTTTCTGTTTCAGCTTGCGCATCAACAATCGCTTTGCGGATTTGAGCCTCATCATGACCGTCGATAGTTACAACACTCCATCCCCAGGCTTCATATTTTTTAGCAACATCTTCAGCAGTCACTTCAGCAACAGTAGTTGACAACTGGATGTCGTTTGAATCGTAATACATAATCAGGTTACTCAAACCTAAGAAACCTGCGATACGACCAGCACCCTGGCTGATCTCTTCCTGAACACCACCGTCAGAAATGAATGCATAAGTTTTATGAGCAGTCCACTCACCGAAACGAGCAGCTAAGAAACGCTCAGTAATAGCAGCACCTACTGCCATTGTATGTCCTTGTCCTAGAGGACCAGAAGTATTTTCAACACCACGTAACACATCAACCTCAGGGTGGCCAGGTGTTACACTATCCCACTGACGGAATTGTGCTAAATCGTCAGTTGAGTAAAATCCTGACAACGCCAAAACACTATACAACATAGGTGACATGTGTCCCGGATCAAGGAAGAAACGATCGCGGAATGGATTTGTCATGTTTGCCGGATCGTACTTTAAGAATTCAGAGTACAAAATGTTTACGAAGTCAGCTCCACCCATTGCTCCTCCCGGGTGACCTGATTTGGCCTTTTCAACCATTGCTGCCGATAAAATTCGGATATTATCAGCACCTTTTTGTGCAGCACTTGCCATAGTTCGATTCTTAGTTAATGTTTATAATAATTCAATTTTTTCTATTCTACACTGGTGTCTTCCACCTTCAAAGGCTGTATTTAAAAATGCTTCAATAATTTCGATACAAAGCTCTTTTTCGATGAATCGGGCAGGAACAGTACATATATTGGCATCGTTATGCTGACGAGCCAACTGTGCAATTTCTGTTTTCCAGCAATAAGCTGATCGAATCTTTTTATGACGATTCAAACTTATATTGATACCATTACCACTTCCGCAAAAAGCCAGCCCTAATTGATTTACTCCACTCTCAACAGATTCTGCCAAGGGATGAGCATAGTCGGCGTAATCACAACTATCTTCACTGTTTGTTCCATAATCATTCACCGTAAAACCTTTTTTCTGAAGGTATTCTTTTACAAATTCCTTCATTTCGTATCCGGCATGATCAGAGGCTAATCCTAACACCATCTTTCAATCAGATTTTTAAGAAAAACCGGGAGAAGTTAACGGCTCCCGGTAATTATGAATCAAGCGAGTGCAGGCCTAAAATCCTGCTTCAGTAAGTTTTCCTAATTTGATATACTTTTCGTAAAGGGCTTTGTAAGCCTCTACATTTTCAGCAATTGGGTAATATTCTTTTTCGAATCCCTGTCCCATTGCTTTTTGAGCATCAGCAATTGTAGCATGTGCACCAGCTGCAACGGCTGCAAACATAGCAGCTCCCAATGCCACACTTTGCTCTGAACGAGCCACTTTAATTGGCATACCCAACACATCAGCCAATGTTTGCATCACGAAGTCTGATTTTTTAGCCACACCTCCGATAGCCACAACCTGATCAACTTTAACTCCGTTTTCAAGGAAACGGTCAACGATAGCTTTTGAACCATATGCAGTAGCTTCAACCAATGCACGGAAGATACGTGGTGCAGTTGACCCCAGGTTCAATCCAGTGATCGTACCTTTTACATTTTGGTCAGCATCTGGAGTACGACGACCGTTGAACCAGTCAGTAGCTAGTACAGTTGACTCTTCCATTGGAATTTTTGCAGCTTCATCAGCTAACGCAGGTATAATTTTATCCATGATGGCTTTCTTCTCCTCTTCGTCTTTAACGAATTGCAAAGGCCATTCCAATACACGTTTAAACCAAGCATATACATCACCAAAGGCCGACTGACCTGCCTCTAATCCCATCATACCAGGAATTACAGAACCATCGACCTGACCACAGATACCAGGAATTAATTTGTCTCCCAATTCATCTTCAGGAGCCACCATAATATCACAGGTTGATGTACCCATGATACGAACAAATGTATTAGCTTCAATCTCAGCACCTACAGCACCCATATGAGCATCAAATGCACTTACCCCCACAACAACATCAGTTGACAAACCTAATTTGGCAGCCCACTCAGGTGTTAGAGTACCGAAAGCCTCGTCACTTGTATATGTATCTTCAAATAAATTTTCACGTAATCCTTTTAATTCAGGACCTAACTCTACTAAGAATTCTTCAGGAGGAAGACCATTCCAGTCGGTATGCCATAAAGCTTTATGACCGGCAGCACAACGGCTTCTTTTCACTTCATTCAAAGCTGTTTTACCGGTTAGTACAGCTGGTAACCAGTCGCAATATTCAATCCATGATGCAGTAGCAGCTTTTACCGCTTCGTCTTTACGCAAAGTATGCAATACTTTTGCCCAAACCCACTCCGATGAATAAATACCTCCTTCGTATTTTGTAAAGTCTACATCCCATTTGCGTGCCAGTTCATTTATTTCATCAGCTTCTTTAACAGCAGTATGGTCTTTCCACAAAATAAACATAGCATTAGGGTTCTCCTCAAACTCAGGCAACATTGCCAAAGGTGTTCCGTTTCCATCAGTTAACGCAGGAGTACTACCAGTTGTATCAAACGATATACCAACTACATTTTCTGCAACTGAAGAATCACAATTGGCTAACGCTTCTGTAATAGTAGCTTCCATCACCTCCAAATAATCTTTTGGATGCTGACGGTATTGATTTTGAGCAGGCACACAGTATTTACCTTCCATCCAACGTGGGTAATACTTTACTGATGAAGCCATTTCTTCACCTGTATTTACGTCAACAATCAAAGCTCTCGCTGAGTCAGATCCATAATCCAACCCTATTACATATTGTTTTTTCATTGTTCTATTTTTTGAATCAGTTAACTAGAAATTAACCATTGCTTTAATTACATTATCACTATAAGCGGCTACCTTTTCGAAAGCTAGTCCAGCTTCATCTACAGAATAATTATGAGAGATCATGTTTTGAAAATAATCCGGATTACATGCTATCATGTCGATAGCTTCTTCAAAACTATTGTTCTGACGACGGACATTCTGAACACAGATCTCTTTACGACGCATCATATCCATATTAAAACTCAGCGACTGAGTTTCCGGGATACCAACAAACATTAACTTTCCTCCTGGGTTAAGAATTCTCAAAGCCTGATCGAGAGCTTCCTGTTTTCCACAACATTCATACACCACATCATACCCAAGATCCGCTTCCTTTTTTATTTCTACTTCCTCATCAGGAGTAAAAGCTGAAGCTGCTCCGCATTCTTTAGCAAAATGCTTACGATAATCCAGTGGTTCAATAACGGTTATGTGTTTTTGCTCTCCATGCAGACAAGAAGCCAGCACTGTTAAACCGATAGGTCCTGCTCCTAAAATGGCAACTTTAAAGTCTTTTTGATGCATCGCTGAGAGCTTGTATGCATACAATCCAATTGAAAGGGGTTCTGCAAATGCTGCCAATTGCGGAGTCAAATGATCAGGAACTTTTACACAACATATTTGTGGTAATACAAAGGTTTCACTCATACAACCTTCCATCTGCCCGGGACAACCTAGAAACTTTTGATTTAAACAGGTATGTCTTCTGTCATTTAAACACTCTGAACAAACACCACAATATACTGTAGGTTCGATGGCTACCTTATCACCAATCTTTAAATCTTTTACTTCGGTTCCAACTTCCAGCACCAAACCTGAAGCTTCATGGCCAACACCCCAAGGATATTCAACCACTTGAGAACCGATATTTCCTTCGTTATAATAATGAATATCAGAACCGCATACTCCCACGGATTTGATAGCCACTTTTACATCATCAGCTTTTACAATGTTCGTCTCGTTAACATTATAAACTCCAATTTTTCTAATTCCGGAAATCTTAACTGCTTTCATTTTTTTAAATATCAAGTACAGAGAATTAAGTATCAAGACTAAGCACAAGATAATATGTCTTAAACTTATGTCTTGATACTAATTTCTTCACCTATCCTTGTCCGTAATAAGCATTAGCGCCATGTTTACGGTTGAAGTGCTTTTCTGTCAGATACGGATTCATAGTAGCACGTGGATTAATTTGAAGAGCCACTGAATTCATTTTGGCTACTTGCTCAATTACCACACTATTATGAACAGCATCGTGTGCATCTTTACCCCATGAGAATGGAGCGTGGTTTTTCACAATTACTCCAGGAACATGCATTGGATTAATATTCTTGAACGTATCAATAATAACCGTGCCTGTTTCTTTTTCATATGCTCCTTCTATTTCTGCAGGAGTCATATCACGAGTACATGGAATATCACCATAGAAATAATCAGCCTGAGTAGTTCCTAAAATTGGAATATCACACCCTGCATGAGCCCATGCAGTTGCATAGGTTGAGTGTGTATGTACTACTCCACCAATCTCAGGAAATGCTTTATAAAGCTCAAGGTGAGTAGGTGTATCAGATGAAGGTTTCAGGTTTCCATCAACCACTTTTCCATCCAAATCAACAACCACCATGTCTGATGCTTTCATTACATCGTACTCAACCCCACTAGGCTTAATCACAACCAATCCTGATTCACGATCAATAGCACTCACATTTCCCCAGGTAAAGATTACCAGGTTATGTTTTACCAATTCAAGATTGGCTTTAAAAACTTCTTCTTTTAATTGTTCTAACATCAACTAAGTAATTAAATGTTACCAGAAATAAATATAGAACGCAACTGTTAATGAAATGATAATTACAGTGTGAATTACATCCCACTTACCCCAGCTGGCACGTGTAGCAGCCTTTTGTTCAGGTGTAGCAGTACCAAATACCAAGCCCTGAATTTTTTCTGCACTTGGAGCTTCGGTTACCAAACTCACTACAAATACCACAACCAAACAGATTAACAACATCCAACCACTGAAGAACAGCCAGTTAGTATCATAAAATACTGATTTAAACAAACTATCTGCAGCATCAGCAGTTGATGAGTAATATACTTTCGCACCTAGACGGGTTAATCCGATAATGAAACCAGATAATAGTCCCCACATACCACCTTTAGCAGTTGCTCTTTTCCAAAGAACTCCCATTAAGAATGCAGCTGCGATACCTGGTGCCAATACCGATTGAACATCCTGTAGGTATTCATACAATACATCACCAATGCTTCGCATAATTGGAATCCAAAGAATACCTAATAATACTATTACAACAGTTGCAATCTGACCAATTTTCACTAATTTCTTCTCAGGAGTTTCTGGTTTGAAACGCTTGTAGAAGTCAATGGTAAATAACATTGCTGATGAGTTAAACAAAGATGCCAATGAGCTCATCAACGCAGCCAAAATACCAGATACAACTAAACCTTTAACACCAGCAGGCAACAACTGTGTTACCAACGATGGGAAAGCAGCATCAGCACTTGGTAAAACATACTCTTGTCCGTTTAAGATAATTCCACCTTTAGCACTCATAGCATAAGCAATCATACCCGGAATCAGGAATAAGAATACTGGAGTTAGTTTCAGGTAAGCACCAAAGATAGTACCTCTACGAGCCTGAGTCTCATCTTTACCCGATAACACACGTTGTACAATAAACTGGTCAGTACACCAGTACCAGAAACCAATTACTGCAGAACCAATCAATGCTCCCAACCACGGGAAATTTGCATCACGGTTATCTCTGATTAGGTTAACCATGGTATCTCCATATTCATTGGTTTTGGTAGCACCGGCAATTTCCAATACCTGTTCCCAACCACCAACTGCTTTCAAACCTAGGACCAGAATAATTAATGATCCTAATAAAAGAATCGGTGTTTGTAATACCGATGTATAAAGAACTGATTTCATACCACCAAAAATGGTATAAACAGCAGTTAAAAGAACCAAACCAACAGCTGAGATCCAGAAGAAATCTATACCCCAAAGTTCTTCGATACCGAAAACCTGCTGGAATACCAATCCTCCTGCATAAACAGTTACAGCTACTTTTGTTAAAACGTAACTAACTAACGAAATAAGTGAAAGAATAGTACGGGATTCAGGATTGAAACGTCTCTCAAGAAATTCCGGCATGGTTAATACCATACTACGCGAATAAAATGGTACAAATACCCAACCGAGTATTAATATCATCCATCCTTGAATTTCCCAGTGTGCCATTGCCATACCTGATGATGCACCAGCTCCGGCAAGTCCAATTAAGTGTTCAGATCCAATATTGGATGCAAATATAGAGGCACCAATAGCAATCCATGTTGCATCACGTCCTCCCAGGAAGTAATCTTCTGAGTTGTTAGATTTCTGACTGATAACCCAAATAACGATACCGATCAGAAAGACAAAAAATAGTCCAATCACAACCCAGTCTAATGTTGTCATCATAATAGTTTGTATTTAGTTGTTTAAGAAAGAAGGAGTTGTACGGCCCCTTCTTTCCTTATTTAAGAGTATTATAATCCTTTAGATAAATGATAATACAAATCGTTCCAGCGAAGTTCTTTTTTGAACTCAGGAATAGTAGTGTTTTCGTCAATCAATACCAATTCAACACCTGTCATCTCAGCGAAATCTTCCAAATATTCAACTGTTAAGTCATATGAGAAGCTGGTGTGGTGAGTACCACCTGCCAAAATCCATGCAGCAGCACCAACTTCGAAGTTTGGTTGTGGAATCCACAATGCACTTGCAACCGGAAGTTTTGGAAGTTTTTTAGACTCAATACAATCAACTGTATTTACGATCATACGGAAACGGTTACCCATATCAATTACAGTTGCAGCTACACCTGGTCCGGTTTTACTAGTAAATACCAAACGTGCAGGATCTGCTTTTCCACCAATTCCCAATGGGTGAACTTCTACGCGAGGCTTATGATCAGCAATAAGAGGACAAACCTCTAACATGTGAGCCTGAAGAATTGAGCTATTCTCACCATCGAAGTTCAAAGTATAATCTTCAAGGAAAGAACATCCTTTGTAATCAGGTAATTTTTGACTCATAAACCACATGTGGCGACATAAAGCAGCTGTTTTCCAGTCTCCTTCAGCACCAAATCCGTAACCATCAGCCATCAAACGCTGAGAAGCCAAACCTGGTAACTGGTCAACACCCTCTAAATCATCAAAGTTAGTAGTAAATGCTTTAGCACCTTTAGCTTCAAGGAATCGACGCAATCCAATTTCGATACGGGCAGCATTTTCAACCTGACCGCGGAATTCTCCACCTGCTTTACAGTTGTCAGCAAAATCGTAATCCTGTTCGTAAACTTTAACCAACTCAGCAACTTCTGCATCAGTCACCTTATCCTGATAAGCTACCAAATCAGCAATAGGACTATAGTCTACGTGATACCCAAATACTCTTTCTGCTTCTACTTTGTCACCATCTGTTACAGCAACATTGTTCATTTGATCACCGAAACGGATAATCAACATATCACGAGAATCAGCATAAGCAGCAGCTACACGAGCCCAAGTTGCGATCTTATCCAATGTTTTCTCATCTTGCCAGTGACCAACAACAACTTTACGATTCATACGCATACGTGCCATAATGTGACCAAATTCTCTGTCACCATGAGCACTTTGATTCAGGTTCATGAAATCCATATCAATTTCATTCCATGGAATCTCTTTATTGTATTGTGTATGTAAATGAAGAATTGGTTTACGCAACTCCTGTAGACCGTGAATCCACATTTTTGCAGGAGAGAATGTGTGCATCCAGGTAATAACACCCACACAATTCTCAGCACTATTTGCCTCTTTACAAATATTATGGATTTCTTTCGATCCGGTACCGGTAGGTTTTACCACTACTTTCACAGGAATTTTTGACGATGCATCAAATGCAGCTGCAATTTCTTTTGAATGTTCAGCAACTTGCTCTAATGTTTTTGGTCCGTAAAGGTGTTGGCTACCTGTTACAAACCACACTTCTAATTGATCTAATGCAATATTCATCTCTTTTCGATTTATAAATCAGATTAACGTTGTTTTACAAATATGATTAGATAATCTGATCATTAGTTTTTACTTTTATTAAATATACAACTTGTTATAGTACTTTATACTATCATTCTGTTAAAATCAAAGTTTTCCAAGCCGATCAAAAGACTTATCCTTCAAATCTTTTTTAAACTGAAAGTAATAAGCTCCTCTTCTCGATTCGGTTGTATTTTTCTCCTCCAGACGCTCCAAAACATTCAGAGACAACACCTTCTTTCGAAAATTACCGGTATCTAAATCATGTTGAAATATAGCTTCATACAATCGGCGTAGCTGAAGAAGAGTAAACTTATCCGGAAGCAACTCGTTTCCAACTAACTCCAAACCTGCTTTAAGTTGCAATTTTTCAAGAGCGTTGTCAACCATCAGCTTATGGTCAAAGACCAGATTTGGCAAATCCTTAACCGACCACCAATGTGCACCGTTCTCACGAACCTTATCTGAATTATGCTTATCGATTCGTATTAAGGCATAATATCCAATACTCATCACCCTGCCTTCAGGATCACGCTTGGGATCGGTATATACTTGAACCTGTTCAAGATAAATATCTTCCAAACCGGTAATTTTCTTCAAAACTCTATGTGCTGCATCATCTGAAGATTCTTCTTCCCCAACAAATCCACCCATTAGTGACCATTGTCCTTTGGCTGGTTCAAAGCCACGATGGTACAACAGCAATCTCAGATCACCATCTTCATATCCAAAAATAACACAGTCGATAGCGACATAATATTTGGAAAACTTATTATATTTTTCTCCCTGGTTCATCATTATGCAACAAATGTATAATAGTATTTTGTACTATTATAATTTTGAGAACATTTTTTTACTATTTTTATTAATTCTATTTAAAATGATTTAAATGATTAATTATTCATTTTGACATAGAGCCAATAACAAACCGCCATCACAACTCACATAATGCTCTATAATGGTGATATTTAAACCTGAATGAAAATAACCTTACGGGATAAAAAACTGATTTACCTTCACGCGTCATAAAAACACGCTGAAATGTTAACTTTTATAAAAAAAGAAAGAAGTGAAAACGAAGAGATTGATTAATAATTGTACAAACTACTTCCATTATATTTAAAATTCCAACAGAATAGCTTATTGCTCCATTATCCGTTTTTGAACAATGTCTTTGTACGACTTGCCAATAGGGATATATTTATCCAACCCGGCAAGTTTTATTTGATTTCCGTAGAAGGTTGTTATTTTATCAATATTGATGATATATGACTTATGAACACGGAGAAAATCTTTCTCAGGCAACAAACCTTCCAGACTACGCAATGATTCCAAAGCAACATATTTCTCTTTGTCACAAAAGTATGTTACATATTCGCGCATTCCTTCAATGCAAATAATGTTATTGAATTTTATCCTATGAATCTTATAATCTGCCTTTACCAATAGATAGTCTTTTGCTGGCTCCGGTGTCTGTACCGTAACAACTTCCGGTTGAACCACTACCGTTTCCTTATCTGCTACACGATCAAAAGCTTTGTTGACACTTTGCATAAATCGATCGAAAGAGAATGGTTTCAAAAGATAATCCATCACATCCAGACTATAACCTTCCAAAGCATACTCCTGATAGGCAGAAGTAATAACAACCATAGGTTTATGGCGCAATGTTTTCAGAAAATCAATTCCTGAGATCTCTGGCATCTGAATATCGATAAACATCAAATCCACTTTATTGGATTGTAATACAGCCAACGCCTTTAATGGAGAATCAAAGCGATCCAAAAGTTCCAGATTAGGAACCTTTTTTATAAAATCGGTCAGTAATTCTCTGGCCGGAAACTCATCATCTATTACAATACAATTAAGCTTCATTTAAATCAATCTTAAGTAATACTCTAAACTCACTCTCTGTTTGCCCAACATATAATTCATGCTTTTCAGGATAAAGCATTTTTAGGCGTTGGCGTGTATTTTCCACCCCAATACCTCCAGGTTCTCCATTTACGTTTTTCCCCAATAAACTGTTTCGAATTTCGAACCGTAATAAACCTTTTTCAGTAGTCAATACCATTTTAAGCCATCCTTTCTCAGTATCCTCCAACTTACTGTATTTAAAAGCATTTTCGATAAAAGGAATCAACAACATCGGTTCAATCATTAATTGCCCATCTGCTCTGTCAATATCAACATGCAAATTTGGAATCCCCTCAATTTTAACACGCTGAAACTCGATGAAATTTCGAATATATGCTACCTCCTTTAACAGTGGTACTTTCTTGCCTTCAGAATCATATAAAACATAGCGAAGCATTTCAGATAATTTTACAATCATATCCGGTGTCTTCACTGAGTTTAGTATTGATAATGAGTAGATATTATTTAAAGCATTAAACAGAAAATGAGGATTGATCTGCGATTTCAAAAACTTCATCTCATTCTTAAGATTCTGATTCATCAGAGTCATCTCATTCTCATGTTGTTTGCGCGATTCCCCAATCACCCAAAACAAAATACTTATAAATAATATACCAATGGACGAAAGTGTTCCCATACGTATTCCCGGTGGAATTGGCACCCCTAATATTTCTTTCGAAAATGGTGGTTTGCGCCTTTCTCTCATAGCTAAGGAATCACCTTGTTCAAATTCGGGTTTCTGCCTTTTTTGCCATTCGTTATAGTCTTGTTCCCAAACCAAACTATCATTTAAATTTGAAAGTTCTTTGGACATAAAATTACGATCACGACTAAATTCAACCTGATGATCTCTGTCGTCCGGTCCTTTTAAACCAATGTAATCATCAGTTACATAAAAAAGTACCGATGACACAACTAATACCACACCAACAG contains:
- a CDS encoding histidine kinase, which gives rise to MRVPPRISSIIIHLIVWIGYSLLLFYGPSVMMERKVALLFSGRTIIMHIILFYLNSYYLLPRLLGKSKYTSYVLSVGVVLVVSSVLFYVTDDYIGLKGPDDRDHQVEFSRDRNFMSKELSNLNDSLVWEQDYNEWQKRQKPEFEQGDSLAMRERRKPPFSKEILGVPIPPGIRMGTLSSIGILFISILFWVIGESRKQHENEMTLMNQNLKNEMKFLKSQINPHFLFNALNNIYSLSILNSVKTPDMIVKLSEMLRYVLYDSEGKKVPLLKEVAYIRNFIEFQRVKIEGIPNLHVDIDRADGQLMIEPMLLIPFIENAFKYSKLEDTEKGWLKMVLTTEKGLLRFEIRNSLLGKNVNGEPGGIGVENTRQRLKMLYPEKHELYVGQTESEFRVLLKIDLNEA
- a CDS encoding NUDIX domain-containing protein, yielding MMNQGEKYNKFSKYYVAIDCVIFGYEDGDLRLLLYHRGFEPAKGQWSLMGGFVGEEESSDDAAHRVLKKITGLEDIYLEQVQVYTDPKRDPEGRVMSIGYYALIRIDKHNSDKVRENGAHWWSVKDLPNLVFDHKLMVDNALEKLQLKAGLELVGNELLPDKFTLLQLRRLYEAIFQHDLDTGNFRKKVLSLNVLERLEEKNTTESRRGAYYFQFKKDLKDKSFDRLGKL
- the araA gene encoding L-arabinose isomerase; protein product: MNIALDQLEVWFVTGSQHLYGPKTLEQVAEHSKEIAAAFDASSKIPVKVVVKPTGTGSKEIHNICKEANSAENCVGVITWMHTFSPAKMWIHGLQELRKPILHLHTQYNKEIPWNEIDMDFMNLNQSAHGDREFGHIMARMRMNRKVVVGHWQDEKTLDKIATWARVAAAYADSRDMLIIRFGDQMNNVAVTDGDKVEAERVFGYHVDYSPIADLVAYQDKVTDAEVAELVKVYEQDYDFADNCKAGGEFRGQVENAARIEIGLRRFLEAKGAKAFTTNFDDLEGVDQLPGLASQRLMADGYGFGAEGDWKTAALCRHMWFMSQKLPDYKGCSFLEDYTLNFDGENSSILQAHMLEVCPLIADHKPRVEVHPLGIGGKADPARLVFTSKTGPGVAATVIDMGNRFRMIVNTVDCIESKKLPKLPVASALWIPQPNFEVGAAAWILAGGTHHTSFSYDLTVEYLEDFAEMTGVELVLIDENTTIPEFKKELRWNDLYYHLSKGL
- a CDS encoding response regulator transcription factor, producing MKLNCIVIDDEFPARELLTDFIKKVPNLELLDRFDSPLKALAVLQSNKVDLMFIDIQMPEISGIDFLKTLRHKPMVVITSAYQEYALEGYSLDVMDYLLKPFSFDRFMQSVNKAFDRVADKETVVVQPEVVTVQTPEPAKDYLLVKADYKIHRIKFNNIICIEGMREYVTYFCDKEKYVALESLRSLEGLLPEKDFLRVHKSYIINIDKITTFYGNQIKLAGLDKYIPIGKSYKDIVQKRIMEQ
- a CDS encoding sodium:solute symporter, with amino-acid sequence MMTTLDWVVIGLFFVFLIGIVIWVISQKSNNSEDYFLGGRDATWIAIGASIFASNIGSEHLIGLAGAGASSGMAMAHWEIQGWMILILGWVFVPFYSRSMVLTMPEFLERRFNPESRTILSLISLVSYVLTKVAVTVYAGGLVFQQVFGIEELWGIDFFWISAVGLVLLTAVYTIFGGMKSVLYTSVLQTPILLLGSLIILVLGLKAVGGWEQVLEIAGATKTNEYGDTMVNLIRDNRDANFPWLGALIGSAVIGFWYWCTDQFIVQRVLSGKDETQARRGTIFGAYLKLTPVFLFLIPGMIAYAMSAKGGIILNGQEYVLPSADAAFPSLVTQLLPAGVKGLVVSGILAALMSSLASLFNSSAMLFTIDFYKRFKPETPEKKLVKIGQIATVVIVLLGILWIPIMRSIGDVLYEYLQDVQSVLAPGIAAAFLMGVLWKRATAKGGMWGLLSGFIIGLTRLGAKVYYSSTADAADSLFKSVFYDTNWLFFSGWMLLICLVVVFVVSLVTEAPSAEKIQGLVFGTATPEQKAATRASWGKWDVIHTVIIISLTVAFYIYFW